Proteins encoded within one genomic window of Amycolatopsis sp. 2-15:
- a CDS encoding IclR family transcriptional regulator, whose translation MSQSLDRALTVLAGLARGAKTLDELAEEIGVHKTTVLRLLRTLESHHFVRREGTRHYRLGSALFDLANQALEDLDVRSSSHDSLAALNIRTGHTVHLASYEDGEVVYIDKFEGHHSVRMYSRIGKRAPLHCTAVGKVLVAAMPRARREEIASSLDYVVLTPNTITSPEAYLAELEKVAERGYAVDNAEHEDFIHCIAAPVRGAGGEVLAAASMSVPKVLLDYDGLLALVPELRAATDEASVHSGWTGNGKG comes from the coding sequence GTGAGCCAGAGCCTGGACCGGGCGCTGACCGTGCTGGCCGGGCTCGCCCGCGGTGCGAAGACGCTGGACGAGCTCGCCGAGGAGATCGGTGTGCACAAGACGACCGTGCTGCGCCTGCTGCGCACGCTCGAGTCGCACCACTTCGTACGCCGCGAGGGCACCCGCCACTACCGCCTCGGCAGCGCGCTGTTCGACCTCGCCAACCAGGCGCTGGAAGACCTCGACGTGCGTAGCAGCTCCCACGACTCGCTCGCGGCGCTCAACATCCGCACCGGGCACACCGTGCACCTCGCCTCGTACGAAGACGGCGAAGTCGTGTACATCGACAAATTCGAGGGCCACCACTCCGTGCGGATGTACTCGCGCATCGGCAAGCGCGCGCCCCTGCACTGCACAGCGGTCGGCAAAGTGCTGGTCGCCGCGATGCCGCGGGCGCGGCGCGAGGAGATCGCGAGTTCGCTGGACTACGTGGTGCTCACGCCGAACACGATCACCTCGCCCGAGGCGTACCTGGCGGAACTGGAGAAGGTCGCCGAGCGCGGTTACGCCGTGGACAACGCCGAGCACGAGGACTTCATCCACTGCATCGCGGCGCCGGTGCGCGGCGCGGGCGGCGAGGTGCTGGCCGCGGCGTCGATGTCGGTGCCGAAGGTGCTGCTGGACTACGACGGCCTGCTCGCGCTCGTGCCCGAGCTGCGCGCCGCGACCGACGAGGCTTCCGTCCACAGTGGATGGACGGGGAACGGAAAGGGGTAA
- a CDS encoding RidA family protein, which translates to MGKTAITTENAPKPPAKFSQAVRKGNILQVAGTVAFDPATGAVVGDDIATQTRQVFKNIEALLTEAGSGWADAVMVRVYLTDTSHFAPFNEVYNELIGEGPHSARTTVYVGLPAGLLVEIDVLCVLD; encoded by the coding sequence ATGGGCAAGACGGCGATCACGACCGAGAACGCGCCGAAGCCGCCGGCGAAGTTCTCGCAGGCCGTCCGCAAGGGCAACATCCTGCAGGTCGCGGGCACGGTCGCGTTCGACCCCGCGACCGGCGCGGTCGTCGGCGACGACATCGCGACGCAGACGCGGCAGGTGTTCAAGAACATCGAGGCCCTGCTCACCGAGGCCGGTTCGGGCTGGGCCGACGCGGTGATGGTGCGCGTGTACCTCACCGACACGAGCCACTTCGCGCCGTTCAACGAGGTCTACAACGAGCTGATCGGCGAGGGGCCGCACTCGGCCCGCACCACGGTCTACGTCGGCCTGCCCGCCGGTCTCCTCGTGGAGATCGACGTGCTGTGCGTGCTCGACTGA
- a CDS encoding 1-aminocyclopropane-1-carboxylate deaminase, with the protein MSLADFPRFPLMIGPSPIHRLDRLTEHLGGATVWAKREDLNSGLAYGGNKTRKLEYLVADALAQGADTLVSIGGVQSNHTRQVAAAAARAGLKAVLVQESWVDWHDPLHDKVGNIQLSRILGADVRLVEAGFGIGFKESWEQVLAEVQERGGKPYAIPAGASDHPLGGLGFAGWVAELEEQERELGIFFDTVVVCSVTGSTQAGMVAGAALGRRPRRILGIDASAKPAETRDQITRIAENTAELIGAPGIGEVLLDERYHAGVYGIPDESTVDAIRTVARLEGMITDPVYEGKSMAGLIDLVRHGEIPRESNVLYAHLGGQPAINAYTSVLG; encoded by the coding sequence GTGAGCCTCGCCGACTTCCCGCGTTTCCCGCTGATGATCGGCCCGTCGCCGATCCACCGGCTCGACCGCCTCACCGAACACCTCGGCGGCGCCACCGTCTGGGCCAAGCGCGAAGACCTCAACTCCGGTCTGGCCTACGGCGGCAACAAGACCCGCAAGCTCGAATACCTCGTGGCCGACGCGCTCGCCCAGGGCGCCGACACGCTCGTCTCCATCGGCGGCGTGCAGTCCAACCACACCCGCCAGGTCGCCGCGGCCGCCGCCCGCGCGGGGCTGAAAGCCGTGCTGGTGCAGGAAAGCTGGGTCGACTGGCACGATCCGCTGCACGACAAGGTCGGCAACATCCAGCTGTCGCGGATCCTGGGCGCCGACGTCCGGCTCGTCGAGGCCGGCTTCGGCATCGGGTTCAAGGAGAGCTGGGAGCAGGTCCTCGCGGAGGTCCAGGAACGCGGCGGGAAGCCGTACGCGATCCCGGCCGGCGCGTCCGACCACCCGCTGGGCGGGCTCGGGTTCGCGGGCTGGGTCGCGGAGCTGGAAGAACAGGAACGCGAGCTCGGCATCTTCTTCGACACCGTGGTGGTCTGCTCCGTGACCGGCAGCACTCAGGCCGGGATGGTGGCGGGCGCCGCACTGGGCCGACGACCCCGCCGCATCCTCGGCATCGACGCGTCGGCCAAGCCCGCCGAGACGCGCGACCAGATCACCCGCATCGCCGAGAACACCGCCGAGCTCATCGGCGCGCCCGGCATCGGCGAGGTCCTGCTCGACGAGCGCTACCACGCCGGCGTCTACGGCATCCCCGACGAGTCCACAGTGGACGCCATCCGCACGGTGGCGCGCCTCGAAGGCATGATCACCGACCCCGTGTACGAGGGGAAGTCCATGGCCGGGCTCATCGATCTCGTGCGCCACGGCGAGATCCCCCGTGAGTCGAACGTGCTCTACGCGCACCTCGGCGGCCAGCCGGCGATCAACGCCTACACGAGCGTGCTGGGCTGA
- a CDS encoding GntR family transcriptional regulator, whose translation MSPLPKVTRPLLRDEAYDRIRQAIIDGSLAPGTPLRDADLAEELGLSRAPVRQALLRLAGEGLVESKPQSYTRVAAIAGDEVRDAVQLVRALHEFAIRQALPRLGTEQVAAMRTANERFATAVGSGDVAAAIAADDELHDVPVRACGNRAVAATLERYTPLLRRLEYARFSSLPAHRSIRRHTELVDAIEAGDAETAAAVTSTIWSDLEASLETAETLETP comes from the coding sequence GTGAGTCCGCTCCCCAAAGTCACCCGGCCGCTGCTGCGCGACGAGGCCTACGACCGCATCCGCCAGGCCATCATCGACGGCAGCCTCGCCCCCGGCACCCCGCTGCGCGACGCCGACCTGGCCGAAGAGCTCGGCCTGTCCCGCGCTCCCGTGCGCCAGGCCTTGCTGCGCCTGGCCGGCGAGGGGCTCGTGGAGTCCAAGCCGCAGAGCTACACGCGGGTGGCCGCCATCGCCGGCGACGAGGTGCGTGACGCCGTTCAGCTGGTCCGCGCATTGCACGAGTTCGCCATCCGCCAGGCCCTCCCCCGGCTCGGCACCGAGCAGGTCGCCGCGATGCGCACGGCCAACGAACGCTTTGCCACCGCGGTCGGTTCGGGGGACGTGGCCGCGGCGATCGCGGCCGACGACGAGCTGCACGACGTGCCCGTGCGCGCGTGCGGCAACCGCGCCGTCGCCGCGACGCTGGAGCGCTACACCCCGTTGCTGCGACGGCTCGAGTACGCGCGCTTCAGCTCGCTGCCCGCGCACCGCTCGATCCGGCGGCACACCGAGCTCGTCGACGCGATCGAAGCCGGCGACGCCGAAACCGCCGCCGCGGTCACCTCGACCATCTGGTCCGACCTGGAAGCAAGCCTGGAAACCGCTGAAACCCTGGAGACCCCGTGA
- a CDS encoding DUF1844 domain-containing protein yields the protein MSEQPSQQPPYSPDVRDLEDIPSVEVISRAAVMLMSAAAERLGLADADPDTSPHRDLDEARRLITALAGLVTSSVEYLGLHAGPLRDGLQSLQKAFREASTVPDAPGQGPGEKYTGPVY from the coding sequence GTGTCAGAACAACCTTCGCAACAGCCCCCGTATTCCCCGGATGTCCGCGACCTGGAGGACATCCCGAGCGTCGAGGTGATCAGCCGCGCGGCCGTGATGCTGATGTCGGCCGCGGCCGAACGCCTGGGCCTGGCCGATGCCGACCCGGACACCTCGCCCCACCGCGACCTCGACGAGGCGCGCCGGCTGATCACGGCGCTGGCCGGGCTCGTCACGTCGTCCGTAGAGTACCTGGGCCTGCACGCCGGCCCGCTGCGCGACGGGTTGCAGTCGCTGCAGAAGGCGTTCCGCGAAGCCTCCACCGTCCCCGACGCGCCGGGCCAGGGGCCGGGCGAGAAGTACACCGGCCCGGTCTACTGA
- the infC gene encoding translation initiation factor IF-3, producing MAGPESCGHQVEKRICHSDQGGPISSETRINERIRVPEVRLVGPNGEQVGIVRIEDALRLAQENDLDLVEVAPQARPPVCKLMDFGKFKYESAQKARESRRNQQLTVIKEQKLRPKIDQHDYETKKGHVSRFLAAGNKVKVTIMFRGREQSRPELGFRLLQKLADDVTELGFVESSPKQDGRNMIMVLAPHKNVKPKVAKAETAPEA from the coding sequence GTGGCGGGGCCTGAATCATGTGGGCACCAGGTCGAGAAGAGAATTTGTCACTCGGACCAAGGAGGCCCCATCAGCTCCGAGACACGCATCAACGAACGTATCCGGGTGCCGGAAGTCCGGCTCGTCGGACCCAACGGCGAGCAGGTCGGCATCGTCCGGATCGAAGATGCGCTGCGGCTGGCACAGGAGAACGATCTCGACCTCGTCGAGGTCGCGCCTCAGGCCCGCCCGCCCGTATGCAAGCTCATGGACTTCGGCAAGTTCAAGTACGAGAGCGCGCAGAAGGCCCGCGAGTCCCGCCGCAACCAGCAGTTGACCGTCATCAAGGAACAGAAGCTGCGTCCGAAGATCGACCAGCACGACTACGAGACCAAAAAGGGTCACGTGTCACGGTTCCTGGCGGCCGGCAACAAGGTCAAGGTCACGATCATGTTCCGCGGTCGCGAGCAGTCCCGGCCGGAGCTCGGTTTCCGGCTGCTGCAGAAGCTGGCCGACGACGTGACCGAGCTGGGCTTCGTCGAATCGTCGCCCAAGCAGGACGGTCGCAACATGATCATGGTGCTGGCCCCGCACAAGAACGTGAAGCCGAAGGTCGCGAAGGCCGAGACGGCTCCCGAGGCATAA
- the rpmI gene encoding 50S ribosomal protein L35: protein MPKMKTHSGTSKRIRVTGTGKLRRQKAGRRHLMEKKSNRLTRRLEGTTELAKTEAGRVKRLLGI from the coding sequence ATGCCGAAGATGAAGACGCACAGCGGTACGTCCAAGCGGATCCGCGTGACGGGCACGGGCAAGCTGCGCCGCCAGAAGGCCGGCCGCCGCCACCTGATGGAGAAGAAGTCCAACCGCCTCACCCGGCGTCTCGAGGGCACGACGGAGCTCGCCAAGACCGAGGCCGGCCGCGTCAAGCGCCTGCTCGGCATCTGA
- the rplT gene encoding 50S ribosomal protein L20, which produces MARVKRAVNAQKKRRSTLELASGYRGQRSRLYRKAKEQTLHSLNYAYRDRRARKGDFRQLWITRINAAARANGVTYNRFIQGLKVAGVEVDRKILADLAVNDAAAFAALAELAKANVNTGEAKSA; this is translated from the coding sequence GTGGCACGCGTCAAGCGGGCGGTCAACGCCCAGAAGAAGCGTCGGTCAACTCTCGAACTGGCCAGTGGCTACCGCGGCCAGCGCTCGCGGCTGTACCGCAAGGCCAAGGAGCAGACGCTTCACTCGCTCAACTACGCCTACCGCGACCGCCGTGCGCGCAAGGGTGACTTCCGCCAGCTGTGGATCACCCGCATCAACGCGGCCGCTCGAGCCAATGGCGTGACCTACAACCGGTTCATCCAGGGCCTCAAGGTCGCCGGTGTCGAGGTCGACCGCAAGATCCTCGCGGACCTCGCGGTCAACGACGCCGCCGCCTTCGCGGCGCTCGCCGAGCTCGCCAAGGCGAACGTCAACACCGGCGAAGCGAAGTCGGCCTGA
- a CDS encoding TrmH family RNA methyltransferase → MTRRAEREKTGRFLAEGANAVEAALAHGTVFELFATERAASAHPELLASASSSGVAVSLITDRAADGLSETVTPQGLVAVCALVDRPLETVLTGARLVVVLVDVAEPGNAGTVIRVADAAGADAVILAGDTVDPHNGKSVRAAAGSTFHVPLARERDIPSVLSSLTAAGLRTLAAHGYADRSLEEITFGDPVAWIFGNEAHGLSQSVLSAADTAVRIPLYGKAESLNLATAAAVCVYTAAMATHR, encoded by the coding sequence CTGACGCGCCGCGCGGAACGCGAAAAGACCGGCCGCTTCCTGGCCGAAGGCGCCAACGCCGTCGAAGCCGCGTTGGCGCACGGCACCGTTTTCGAGCTGTTCGCCACGGAACGCGCGGCTTCGGCACACCCCGAGTTGCTGGCTTCCGCTTCCTCGTCGGGCGTGGCGGTCTCGCTGATCACCGACCGCGCCGCCGACGGCCTTTCGGAAACCGTGACCCCGCAAGGCCTCGTGGCCGTGTGCGCGCTGGTCGACCGTCCACTCGAGACGGTGCTGACGGGTGCTCGCCTGGTGGTCGTGCTCGTGGACGTCGCCGAGCCCGGCAACGCCGGCACCGTGATCCGCGTCGCCGACGCCGCGGGGGCCGACGCCGTGATCCTCGCGGGCGACACCGTCGACCCCCACAACGGCAAGAGTGTCCGCGCCGCCGCCGGCAGCACCTTCCACGTCCCCCTGGCCCGCGAGCGCGACATCCCATCGGTGCTTTCGTCGTTGACCGCCGCCGGCCTGCGCACCCTGGCCGCCCACGGCTACGCGGACCGCTCACTCGAAGAGATCACGTTCGGTGACCCGGTCGCGTGGATCTTCGGCAACGAGGCCCACGGCTTGTCGCAGTCGGTCCTCTCGGCGGCCGACACCGCCGTCCGCATCCCGCTCTACGGCAAGGCCGAAAGCCTCAACCTGGCCACGGCGGCCGCTGTCTGCGTGTACACCGCCGCGATGGCCACGCACCGCTGA
- a CDS encoding RNA polymerase sigma factor — protein sequence MADRKNFTDVARDRAPAWCRVSFLMCGDWALAEDIVQVTLLRLYKRWHRLDPDGIEAYARKVMARLAIDASRQPHRRSELLTAPPEHPQRDSAPEDGADVRAALGTLGPRQRAVVALRFYCDLSVAETAATLRISEGTVKSQSARALATLRTLLSLDSTTLNPTERLLP from the coding sequence GTGGCGGATCGGAAGAACTTCACCGACGTGGCGAGGGACCGTGCGCCGGCGTGGTGCCGGGTGTCGTTCCTGATGTGCGGGGACTGGGCCCTGGCCGAAGACATCGTGCAGGTGACCTTGCTACGGCTCTACAAGCGCTGGCACCGGCTGGATCCGGACGGCATCGAGGCCTACGCGCGGAAGGTCATGGCGCGGCTGGCGATCGACGCCTCGCGGCAACCTCACCGCCGGTCCGAACTGCTGACCGCACCCCCTGAACACCCGCAGCGGGACTCGGCGCCCGAGGACGGCGCCGACGTCCGCGCGGCGCTCGGCACGCTGGGGCCACGCCAACGGGCCGTGGTGGCCCTGCGCTTCTACTGCGACCTTTCGGTCGCGGAGACCGCGGCGACGTTGCGGATCAGCGAGGGCACGGTGAAGTCCCAGTCCGCCCGAGCCCTGGCCACGCTGCGGACGCTGCTGTCGCTCGACTCGACCACGCTCAACCCGACCGAAAGGCTCCTGCCATGA
- the pheS gene encoding phenylalanine--tRNA ligase subunit alpha, whose amino-acid sequence MSGATDKPVDVLAPETLRAAIKAAEEAFAGAADLEALAAVKPAHLGDQAPLLLARRAIGALSKQEKADAGKRVNEARQAAQAAFDERRAVLQAERDEHVLREEAVDVTLPWDQIPRGARHPISTVSERVADAFIAMGYEVAEGPELEAEWFNFDALNFGKDHPARQLQDTFYVGEEDSGLVLRTHTSPVQARSLLHRDLPVYVVCPGRTYRTDELDSTHTPVFTQVEGLAVDKGITMAHLKGTLDAFARAMFGESSKTRLRPHFFPFTEPSAEVDVWFEEKKGGPGWVEWGGCGMVNPNVLRACGVDPEVYSGFAFGMGIERTLQFRNGIPDMRDMVEGDVRFTLPFGTEA is encoded by the coding sequence ATGTCCGGAGCCACAGACAAGCCGGTCGACGTGCTCGCACCGGAAACCCTGCGTGCGGCGATCAAGGCGGCCGAAGAGGCCTTCGCGGGTGCTGCCGACCTGGAGGCGCTCGCCGCCGTCAAGCCGGCGCACCTCGGGGACCAGGCGCCGCTGCTGCTCGCGCGCCGGGCCATCGGTGCACTGTCCAAGCAGGAGAAGGCCGACGCCGGCAAGCGGGTCAACGAGGCCCGCCAGGCCGCCCAGGCCGCGTTCGACGAGCGCCGTGCCGTGTTGCAGGCCGAGCGGGACGAGCACGTGCTGCGCGAAGAGGCCGTCGACGTCACGCTGCCGTGGGACCAGATCCCGCGCGGCGCCCGGCACCCGATCAGCACCGTGTCCGAGCGCGTGGCCGACGCGTTCATCGCGATGGGCTACGAGGTCGCGGAAGGCCCCGAGCTCGAGGCCGAGTGGTTCAACTTCGACGCGCTGAACTTCGGCAAGGACCACCCCGCGCGCCAGCTGCAGGACACCTTCTACGTGGGCGAAGAGGACTCCGGGCTGGTGCTGCGCACGCACACCTCACCCGTGCAGGCCCGCAGCCTCCTGCACCGCGACCTGCCGGTCTACGTCGTGTGCCCGGGCCGCACCTACCGCACCGACGAGCTGGACTCCACGCACACGCCGGTGTTCACGCAGGTCGAGGGCCTGGCCGTGGACAAGGGCATCACCATGGCCCACCTCAAGGGCACACTCGACGCGTTCGCACGCGCGATGTTCGGCGAGAGCTCCAAGACGCGGCTGCGCCCGCACTTCTTCCCCTTCACCGAGCCGTCCGCCGAGGTGGACGTGTGGTTCGAGGAGAAGAAGGGCGGCCCCGGCTGGGTCGAGTGGGGCGGCTGCGGCATGGTCAACCCCAACGTGCTGCGCGCGTGCGGCGTCGACCCCGAGGTGTACTCGGGCTTCGCGTTCGGCATGGGCATCGAGCGGACCCTGCAGTTCCGCAACGGCATCCCGGACATGCGCGACATGGTCGAAGGCGACGTCCGGTTCACCCTTCCCTTCGGAACGGAGGCGTAG
- the pheT gene encoding phenylalanine--tRNA ligase subunit beta translates to MRVPVSWLTEHLDVGDEVTPQDLADAFVRIGIEVDELSELGPVTGPLVVGRVAEIEELTGFKKPVRFCRVEVGEEAESEEDTAASDEDDDEDDDEGPIENEGPHGIKTRGIVCGASNFAEGDLVVVALPGVVLPGDFEIAARKTYGKVSDGMICSAKELGLGEDHSGILVLPPGTASPGDDAKELLGLSDTVIEVTPTPDRGYALSIRGLARELSNALDVPFGDPAMLDIPEAEGDAWPVRVEDPEGCPRFVLRRVKGLDATAPSPWWMRRRLMLAGIRSISLAVDVTNYVMLELGHPLHAFATTAIQGDLVVRRAKAGEKLTTLDDVVRTLDADDIVIADDSGVISLAGTMGGASTEITPESTDVLLEAAHWNPASISRTARRHKLFSEAAKRFERFTDPGLCAAAVELAARLLRQYGEGAIQPGRTDEGGVAPLAPVTMPINLPDQVAGVRYERGVTVRRLTQIGCKVQVSTSDAGISSVTATPPSWRADLVQPADLVEEVLRLEGYESIPSVLPAAPAGRGLTEEQKRRRGVARALAEAGHVEVLPFPFVSDSVWDAFGLPEDDVRRKTVRVRNPLEADHDRMSTTLLPGLLDTLQRNVSRGMKDVSLFHIGQVVLPKPHQLKVPDLGVEHRPSDEELAVLEAAVPAQPVHVAVVLTGLRRRAGWWGKGEPASWADAVEAARLVAAAAGVELTVQAADLPPWHPGRCAQLRVGDWPVGHAGELHPKVVEALGLPPRTVAMELDLDAIPLPDSRPAPSVSAYPPVLLDVALVAASDVPSADLAEVLRSGAGELLEDITLFDVYTGTQIGDGKQSLAYKLRFRAPDRTLTVDEATKARDAAVSAAGARFGATLRA, encoded by the coding sequence GTGAGAGTCCCGGTGAGCTGGCTGACCGAGCACCTCGACGTGGGTGACGAGGTCACGCCCCAGGACCTGGCCGACGCCTTCGTGCGGATCGGGATCGAGGTCGACGAGCTGAGCGAGCTCGGCCCCGTGACCGGCCCCCTCGTGGTCGGGCGCGTCGCCGAGATCGAGGAGCTGACCGGCTTCAAGAAGCCGGTGCGGTTCTGCCGCGTCGAGGTCGGCGAGGAGGCGGAGTCCGAAGAGGACACCGCCGCGTCCGATGAGGACGACGACGAGGACGACGACGAAGGCCCGATCGAGAACGAGGGCCCCCACGGCATCAAGACCCGCGGCATCGTCTGCGGTGCCAGCAACTTCGCCGAGGGCGACCTCGTCGTGGTCGCGTTGCCGGGCGTCGTGCTGCCGGGCGACTTCGAGATCGCCGCACGCAAGACATACGGCAAGGTCAGCGACGGCATGATCTGCTCCGCCAAGGAACTGGGCCTCGGCGAGGACCACAGCGGCATTCTCGTGCTGCCCCCGGGCACCGCGAGCCCGGGCGACGACGCCAAGGAGCTGCTGGGCCTTTCCGACACCGTCATCGAGGTCACGCCGACCCCGGACCGCGGCTACGCGCTGTCGATCCGCGGCCTCGCGCGCGAGCTGTCCAACGCGCTCGACGTGCCCTTCGGCGACCCGGCGATGCTCGACATCCCCGAGGCCGAGGGCGATGCGTGGCCGGTGCGGGTCGAGGACCCCGAAGGCTGCCCGCGGTTCGTGCTGCGCCGCGTGAAGGGCCTCGACGCCACGGCGCCGTCGCCGTGGTGGATGCGCCGCCGGCTGATGCTGGCCGGGATCCGGTCGATCTCGCTGGCCGTCGACGTCACCAACTACGTGATGCTCGAGCTCGGCCACCCGCTCCACGCGTTCGCGACCACCGCCATCCAGGGCGACCTGGTGGTGCGGCGCGCGAAGGCGGGGGAGAAGCTGACCACTTTGGACGATGTCGTGCGCACGCTCGACGCCGACGACATCGTGATCGCCGACGACTCCGGCGTGATCTCGCTCGCGGGCACCATGGGTGGCGCCAGCACGGAGATCACCCCGGAGAGCACCGACGTGCTCCTCGAAGCGGCGCACTGGAACCCCGCGTCGATCAGCCGCACGGCGCGCCGGCACAAGCTGTTCTCCGAGGCGGCCAAGCGCTTCGAGCGTTTCACCGATCCGGGCCTGTGCGCGGCCGCGGTCGAGCTGGCCGCCCGGCTGCTGCGCCAGTACGGCGAGGGCGCCATCCAGCCCGGCCGCACCGACGAGGGCGGCGTCGCGCCGCTCGCGCCGGTCACCATGCCGATCAACCTGCCTGACCAGGTGGCGGGCGTGCGCTACGAGCGCGGCGTCACCGTCCGGCGGCTCACGCAGATCGGCTGCAAGGTCCAGGTGAGCACCAGCGACGCGGGCATCTCGTCGGTCACGGCGACTCCGCCGAGCTGGCGCGCCGACCTCGTGCAGCCCGCCGACCTCGTCGAGGAGGTGCTGCGGCTCGAGGGCTACGAGAGCATCCCGTCGGTCCTGCCGGCGGCGCCCGCGGGCCGCGGCCTCACCGAGGAGCAAAAGCGTCGCCGCGGTGTCGCCCGTGCGCTGGCCGAGGCGGGTCACGTCGAGGTCCTGCCCTTCCCGTTCGTCAGTGACTCGGTGTGGGACGCCTTCGGCCTGCCCGAGGACGACGTGCGCCGCAAGACCGTCCGCGTGCGCAACCCGCTCGAGGCCGACCACGACCGCATGTCGACGACCCTCCTGCCCGGCCTGCTCGACACGCTGCAGCGCAACGTGTCCCGCGGCATGAAGGACGTGTCGCTCTTCCACATCGGCCAGGTCGTGCTGCCGAAGCCGCACCAGCTGAAGGTGCCGGACCTCGGCGTCGAACACCGGCCGAGCGACGAGGAGCTCGCCGTGCTGGAGGCCGCCGTGCCCGCCCAGCCGGTGCACGTCGCCGTCGTGCTCACCGGCCTGCGCCGCCGCGCCGGCTGGTGGGGCAAGGGCGAGCCGGCCTCCTGGGCCGACGCCGTCGAGGCCGCCCGCCTGGTGGCCGCGGCCGCGGGCGTGGAGCTCACGGTGCAGGCCGCGGATCTTCCGCCGTGGCACCCGGGCCGCTGCGCCCAGCTGCGCGTGGGCGACTGGCCGGTGGGCCACGCGGGCGAGCTGCACCCCAAGGTGGTCGAGGCCCTGGGCCTGCCGCCCCGCACGGTCGCGATGGAGCTCGACCTCGACGCCATCCCGCTGCCGGACTCCCGCCCGGCACCGAGTGTGTCGGCCTACCCGCCGGTGCTGCTCGACGTCGCCCTGGTCGCCGCCTCCGACGTCCCGTCCGCTGACCTCGCCGAGGTCCTGCGCTCGGGCGCCGGCGAACTCCTCGAAGACATCACCCTCTTCGACGTCTACACCGGCACCCAAATCGGCGACGGCAAACAGTCCCTGGCCTACAAGCTCCGCTTCCGGGCCCCGGACCGCACCCTGACGGTCGACGAAGCCACCAAGGCCCGCGACGCCGCCGTCTCCGCCGCCGGCGCCCGCTTCGGGGCCACGCTGCGCGCCTGA
- a CDS encoding DNA alkylation repair protein, whose amino-acid sequence MGVDKALISAVRTGLAARADPVKAPAMQAYMKSAMPYRGVAKPGRAALMKEVLAAHVLPDRASFSTTVLALWREAEFREERYAAIDLSGHRAYRRWQDPDLLGLYEELIVDGAWWDFVDEVAIRRVGPILREYRPEVAPVLLCWATGPDRWRRRTAVICQVSAKTDVDRTLLTTAIEANIDDPDFFLRKGIGWALRDHAKTAPDWVRSFVRDHPGLSPLSTREALKNLT is encoded by the coding sequence ATGGGTGTGGACAAGGCGTTGATCTCGGCTGTCCGAACCGGACTCGCCGCCCGGGCAGACCCGGTGAAAGCGCCCGCCATGCAGGCGTACATGAAGTCGGCGATGCCGTATCGCGGGGTGGCCAAACCCGGGCGCGCCGCGCTCATGAAAGAGGTTCTGGCCGCCCACGTTCTGCCGGATCGGGCGAGTTTTTCAACGACCGTCCTGGCCTTGTGGCGCGAAGCCGAATTCCGCGAGGAGCGCTACGCGGCGATCGATCTGTCGGGCCACCGCGCGTACCGGCGGTGGCAGGACCCGGACCTGCTCGGCCTCTACGAGGAGCTCATCGTCGACGGTGCGTGGTGGGACTTCGTCGACGAGGTCGCGATCCGCCGCGTCGGGCCGATCCTGCGCGAGTACCGCCCGGAGGTCGCGCCGGTGCTGCTGTGCTGGGCCACCGGCCCCGACCGCTGGCGGCGCCGCACCGCCGTCATCTGCCAGGTGTCGGCGAAAACGGACGTCGACCGCACCCTTTTGACGACGGCTATCGAAGCCAACATCGATGACCCCGATTTCTTCCTGAGGAAGGGCATCGGCTGGGCGTTGCGCGACCACGCGAAAACGGCTCCGGACTGGGTGCGCTCCTTTGTGCGCGATCACCCGGGGCTGTCACCACTGTCCACACGGGAGGCTTTGAAGAACCTGACCTGA